A stretch of Coccidioides posadasii str. Silveira chromosome 2, complete sequence DNA encodes these proteins:
- the PEX7 gene encoding peroxisomal targeting signal 2 receptor (EggNog:ENOG410PG5J~COG:U~BUSCO:7885at33183), whose translation MLEFRTEGFNGCAVKYSPFFDSRLAVAASANFGLVGNGRFYILDLTPQGIVPLKWYTTQDALYDLAWSEIHESQALVASGDGSIKLFDLTVDEFPVQAWKEHTREVFSVHWNLVAKDRFCSSSWDGTVKIWAPDRPTSLLTLPTHSCTYSAAFSPHSPDIISCVTSDSYVRVFDLRTPASASNHLTVQIPIHGAGQTPVPTNPGLPMAPASSPPSEALTHDWNKYRPSVLATGGVDRTIRTFDIRAPQQGPLCAMIGHEYAVRKLTWSPHLSHVLLSASYDMTCRVWTDGTDVAPPGDADPMRAGPMATMGRELGRMGRHTEFVTGVDWCLFGSEGWCASCGWDERLCVWDARAVMA comes from the exons ATGCTCGAGTTTCGCACTGAGGGATTCAATGGATGCGCTGTGAAATACTCTCCCTTTTTCGACTCACGGCTAGCTGTTGCGGCTTCGGCAAACTTCGGACTCGTTGGAAATGGGCGATTTTACATCCTTGATCTTACCCCGCAGGGTATCGTCCCTTTAAAATG GTATACAACGCAAGACGCGTTGTACGATCTGGCCTGGTCCGAGATTCATGAAAGCCAGGCCCTCGTGGCATCTGGCGACGGAAGTATAAAGCTGTTCGATTTAACCGTAGATGAATTCCCCGTTCAGGCGTGGAAGGAACACACAAGAGAGGTCTTCTCCGTGCACTGGAATCTGGTGGCCAAAGATCGATTTTGCTCGAGTAGCTGGGATGGCACGGTCAAGATCTGGGCTCCAGACAGGCCGACTTCTCTACTCACTCTTCCAACGCATAGTTGCACCTACTCTGCTGCGTTCTCGCCTCATTCTCCTGATATTATATCCTGTGTGACTTCCGATTCATATGTCCGTGTCTTTGATCTACGGACCCCCGCATCGGCCTCGAACCATCTTACCGTTCAGATACCAATCCATGGAGCTGGTCAAACACCCGTCCCTACGAATCCCGGTCTACCAATGGCTCCAGCATCGTCTCCGCCGTCAGAGGCTCTTACCCATGATTGGAATAAATATCGACCTTCAGTCCTTGCAACTGGTGGTGTTGACAGGACGATTCGCACATTTGATATCCGGGCCCCCCAACAAGGGCCTCTTTGCGCTATGATTGGCCATGAATATGCCGTTCGAAAGTTAACATGGTCCCCTCACCTTTCTCACGTTCTCCTCAGTGCCAGCTACGATATGACGTGTCGTGTTTGGACCGACGGAACTGACGTCGCACCTCCCGGAGATGCAGACCCAATGAGAGCTGGACCGATGGCTACAATGGGCAGAGAGTTAGGCCGAATGGGTAGGCATACAGAATTCGTCACTGGTGTCGATTGGTGTCTTTTCGGTAGCGAAGGCTGGTGTGCAAGCTGCGGCTGGGACGAAAGACTGTGTGTTTGGGATGCACGGGCCGTTATGGCATAG
- a CDS encoding uncharacterized protein (SECRETED:SignalP(1-16)~EggNog:ENOG410PISU~COG:S), protein MLRLGLALLSLYQLTSMPLYPSTKEVEHTRRYFYVGGRYEDNGKGEHVFKDQMYVEHLSPTGGVRRQYPIVFLHGHGQTGTNWLNKPDGGRGWASYFLEQGYECYIVDQTFRGRSPWIPGNGTMDILSAERLQDYFTATRRHNLWPQAKLHTKWPGSGLMGDPVFDAYYASTVQSLTSDLYQQSTIREASAALLDRIGRPIILISHSQGGILGWQFVDARPDLVHSVVALEPGGPPFEAKIIGSGPARKYGLTDVPLAYAPPVVEPEVDLIKQNIEHNLTGVSCTIQAESPPPRRLANFAKVQVLVVTSESGYHSVYDWCTVKFLQQAGVAVRHLELGNVGIHGNGHMMFLESNSDVLAKKMQEWMEGDSQQFSSS, encoded by the exons ATGCTCAGGCTGGGACTAGCCCTCTTAAGCTTGTATCAATTGACATCGATGCCACTCTACCCCTCAACAAAGGAAGTGGAACATACCCGTCGATACTTCTACGTGGGTGGGCGCTATGAGGACAATGGCAAAGGAGAACATGTCTTCAAGGACCAGATGTATGTTGAGCATCTAAGTCCCACAGGTGGAGTACGCCGACAATATCCTATTGTATTTCTTCATGGCCATGGCCAGACGGGAACA AATTGGCTTAACAAACCTGACGGTGGACGTGGCTGGGCCTCTTATTTCCTTGAACAGGGCTATGAATGCTATATCGTTGATCAGACATTTCGCGGTCGGAGTCCTTGGATTCCTGGAAATGGGACCATGGACATTCTGAGTGCGGAAAGGCTGCAGGATTATTTTACGGCAACTCGAAGGCATAACTTGTGGCCGCAAGCAAAGCTCCATACCAAGTGGCCTGGCTCCGGCCTGATGGGCGACCCTGTCTTCGATGCGTACTATGCCTCAACAGTCCAATCCCTTACTTCAGACCTGTACCAGCAATCCACGATCCGCGAGGCAAGCGCCGCTTTGCTAGACAGAATTGGAAGACCCATTATTCTCATATCCCATTCACAGGGCGGAATTCTGGGATGGCAGTTCGTTGATGCACGGCCTGATCTTGTACATTCGGTTGTTGCGCTTGAACCGGGAGGGCCTCCGTTTGAAGCAAAGATTATTGGGTCCGGCCCAGCAAGGAAGTACGGTCTAACGGACGTTCCTCTCGCATACGCCCCTCCTGTTGTGGAGCCAGAAGTCGATTTGATCAAGCAAAATATAGAGCACAACTTGACAGGCGTTTCCTGCACAATTCAGGCGGAATCGCCTCCCCCACGAAGGTTGGCCAACTTCGCGAAGGTCCAGGTGCTCGTTGTTACGTCTGAGTCTGGATATCATTCCGTGTACGACTGGTGTACGGTTAAATTTTTACAGCAGGCCGGTGTTGCGGTAAGGCACCTGGAACTTGGAAACGTGGGAATTCACGGAAACGGCCACATGATGTTTCTGGAGTCGAATAGCGATGTCTTGGCAAAAAAAATGCAGGAGTGGATGGAGGGCGATTCTCAGCAGTTCTCTAGCAGCTAA
- a CDS encoding uncharacterized protein (EggNog:ENOG410PK17~COG:S~BUSCO:7547at33183), giving the protein MDKYLLRKRPRDLFSHAPSLSPPAANSGERKAEVEVKTKETRGGMEDDEESTDVKLATLASLYADISQDILLDLLIANDGSIPLTCSAVNAELSSRKKIKRSINGNLGIQSSLSSYGMASDGPAASSKTVTKRGQTLHLFSPQDISKHTPCTIIHNFLSAEDATSLLKELLCESETFSRQRFQLFENVVESPHSTGFYVSSSEEQRQQKSEYAYNGNYRTDVRQLTPELRRISKSVQKAVNEEIQKRIRDHYPNGKKLQYQSPLEWVPNAAFVNCYDGPSESVGYHSDELTYLGPRAVIASLSLGVAREFRVRKVVPPDEANVDGSSSSSDTHPTSRADIQGQISIHLPHNSLLVMHAEMQEEWKHSIAPSQMISPHPVSGNKRINVTYRWYRASLHPKNTPRCA; this is encoded by the coding sequence ATGGATAAGTATCTCCTTCGAAAACGCCCACGGGATTTATTCTCTCACGCCCCATCCCTCTCTCCACCGGCCGCGAATTCCGGCGAACGTAAGGCGGAGGTGGAGGTCAAGACAAAAGAGACGCGAGGTGGAATGGAAGACGATGAAGAGTCTACAGATGTCAAACTGGCAACATTAGCGTCCCTATATGCAGATATATCCCAGGACATCTTATTGGACCTACTAATTGCAAACGATGGTTCCATCCCCTTAACTTGCTCTGCTGTGAACGCAGAATTATCATCCCGAAAGAAGATCAAGCGGTCGATCAATGGGAATCTCGGAATCCAAAGCTCCCTGTCTTCATATGGAATGGCGTCAGACGGGCCAGCTGCGTCCTCGAAGACCGTGACCAAAAGAGGACAAACACTTCATCTCTTCTCTCCCCAAGACATCTCAAAACACACGCCCTGCACCATAATCCACAATTTTCTGTCCGCCGAAGATGCAACTTCTCTGCTTAAAGAGCTCCTATGCGAATCCGAAACATTCTCCCGCCAACGGTTCCAGCTCTTCGAGAATGTTGTTGAAAGCCCACACAGCACAGGATTCTACGTCTCAAGTTCCGAAGAACAGCGCCAGCAAAAGTCCGAATACGCATACAACGGCAACTACCGCACCGATGTGAGGCAGCTAACCCCAGAATTACGTAGGATCTCTAAAAGTGTGCAAAAAGCAGTGAACGAGGAAATCCAAAAACGTATTCGAGACCATTACCCAAATGGGAAGAAACTACAGTACCAGTCCCCACTGGAGTGGGTTCCCAACGCTGCCTTCGTGAACTGTTACGATGGCCCATCCGAAAGCGTCGGATACCACTCAGACGAACTGACCTATCTTGGACCCCGTGCTGTCATCGCCAGCCTTAGTTTGGGGGTTGCCAGGGAGTTCCGAGTGCGAAAGGTCGTTCCTCCCGATGAAGCAAATGTTGACGgctcatcgtcgtcgtcagATACTCACCCAACCTCCCGTGCAGATATACAAGGACAGATCTCTATCCACCTACCGCACAATTCCCTCCTTGTCATGCATGCTGAAATGCAAGAAGAGTGGAAACACAGCATTGCTCCCTCACAGATGATTTCTCCCCACCCTGTTTCCGGGAATAAAAGGATAAATGTCACATATCGCTGGTATCGGGCCTCTTTGCACCCTAAGAACACCCCTCGTT